A region from the Hydra vulgaris chromosome 08, alternate assembly HydraT2T_AEP genome encodes:
- the LOC136083067 gene encoding zinc finger MYM-type protein 1-like: MEKNIRSGNTLDDYLINSINEEKMVWREILKIVVDAILFCAKNNIALRGLNEKIGDPNCGIFLNLIEFASHYNRTLKERIEKHKKGSVLYFSPMIQNEIIKLFGDITRNEIISRIKKSKYYTILFDCTPDISKKEQMSQMIQYVHVDSNGKVMIEEGFINFIHSHEKTGEGLTTEILNKLECDKLDINDDRGQGYDNGANMAGKYKGVRARILEINSLAIFIPCAAHNLNLAGVQAGSTSPEMITFFGTVQRLFNFSRHQQHDGKF, translated from the coding sequence ATGGAGAAAAATATAAGATCAGGGAACACACTAgatgattatttaattaattcaattaatgaagaaaaaatggTATGGcgtgaaatattaaaaatcgtTGTAGATGCTATTCTATTCTGCgccaaaaataatattgctcTTAGaggtttaaatgaaaaaattggaGATCCAAAttgtggaatttttttaaatttgatagaATTTGCTAGCCATTATAATAGAACTTTAAAAGAACgtattgaaaaacataaaaaaggttccgttttatatttttcacccatgattcaaaatgaaataataaaattatttggtgATATAACTAGAAACGAAATCATATctagaattaaaaaatcaaaatactacACAATTTTATTCGACTGCACTCCTGATATATCAAAGAAAGAACAAATGAGTCAGATGATACAATACGTCCATGTTGATTCTAATGGTAAAGTAATGATCGAAGAAGGCTTCATCAACTTCATTCACTCACATGAAAAAACAGGAGAAGGTTTAAcgactgaaattttaaataaactagaatGTGATAAACTGGATATTAATGATGACAGAGGACAAGGATATGACAACGGTGCTAATATGGCGGGAAAATACAAAGGAGTCAGAGCGCGTATTTTGGAAATTAATAGTTTGGCAATATTTATACCGTGTGCAGCTCATAACTTAAATTTAGCTGGTGTCCAAGCTGGCTCTACATCACCAgaaatgataactttttttgGTACTGTTCAAagattattcaatttttctcgTCATCAACAACACGATGGGAAATTTTAA